The following proteins come from a genomic window of Stigmatella erecta:
- a CDS encoding glycosyltransferase family 4 protein, which produces MAMPNPSAAPVSWHLLTGEYPPQPGGVSDYTRLVAHALARAGERVHVWAPGAREERTEEGVQVHREPGLFTPLGLARLTWALERMPRPRRLLLQYVPHAFGMKAMNVPFCAWFAARRHDERWVFFHEVVYPWSPQAPLRHQVLAGTTRVMAQMVAGSATRTFVSIPAWKAYLPEEVRARAEWRPVPSTLSTVASPEAVSRLRAELGPGPWLGHFGTYGKATAEPLERVLVPLLHAGPERRALLLGRGSRAYAAGLEQRHPELAGRVVFRDALSPEEVAVCLKASDVLVQPYPDGVSARRTTAMAGLALGVPLVTNTGHLTEPVWRGLGALALAEGTEAAPFLALTERLLSHPQERAALGARAEEVYRERFSLERTVDALLSPAPTEGPARP; this is translated from the coding sequence ATGGCCATGCCCAACCCCTCCGCCGCCCCGGTCTCCTGGCACCTGCTCACGGGGGAGTATCCCCCTCAGCCCGGAGGCGTCAGTGACTACACCCGGCTCGTCGCCCACGCCCTGGCGCGAGCCGGTGAGCGCGTCCATGTCTGGGCGCCCGGGGCACGGGAGGAGCGGACGGAAGAGGGCGTCCAGGTCCACCGCGAGCCCGGCCTCTTCACCCCCCTGGGCCTGGCGCGGCTGACGTGGGCGCTGGAGCGGATGCCCCGTCCCCGGCGGCTGCTGCTTCAGTACGTGCCGCACGCCTTCGGGATGAAGGCGATGAACGTGCCGTTCTGCGCCTGGTTCGCCGCGCGGCGGCACGACGAGCGCTGGGTGTTCTTTCATGAGGTGGTGTACCCGTGGAGCCCCCAGGCCCCGCTGCGGCACCAGGTGCTGGCGGGCACCACCCGGGTGATGGCGCAGATGGTGGCCGGGAGCGCCACGCGGACGTTCGTCTCCATCCCCGCCTGGAAGGCGTACCTGCCGGAGGAAGTCCGTGCCCGCGCCGAGTGGCGCCCCGTGCCCAGCACCCTGTCCACCGTGGCCTCGCCGGAGGCCGTCTCCCGGCTGCGCGCGGAGCTGGGACCGGGCCCCTGGCTGGGGCACTTCGGGACGTACGGGAAGGCCACGGCGGAGCCCCTGGAGCGGGTGCTCGTGCCGCTCTTGCACGCGGGCCCGGAGCGGCGGGCGCTGCTGCTCGGCCGGGGCAGCCGGGCCTATGCCGCGGGGCTGGAGCAGCGCCACCCGGAGCTCGCGGGCCGGGTGGTCTTCCGCGACGCCCTCTCTCCGGAGGAGGTGGCCGTGTGCCTGAAGGCCAGCGACGTGCTCGTGCAACCCTACCCGGATGGGGTGAGCGCCCGGCGGACGACGGCCATGGCGGGGCTGGCGCTGGGCGTGCCGCTGGTGACGAACACCGGCCACCTCACCGAGCCGGTGTGGCGCGGCCTGGGCGCCCTCGCGCTGGCGGAAGGCACGGAGGCGGCCCCCTTCCTCGCGCTCACCGAGCGGCTGCTGTCCCACCCCCAGGAGCGGGCCGCCCTGGGCGCCCGCGCGGAGGAAGTCTACCGGGAGCGCTTCTCGCTGGAGCGCACGGTGGATGCACTGCTGAGCCCCGCTCCCACGGAAGGACCGGCCCGTCCATGA
- a CDS encoding glycosyltransferase family 4 protein: protein MSGASPLKLALLMDPREEGWPSMDLVGEALLEGLSARPREVAVTGVRPALHRVVRQLPKVGTRNAAFNADRLLTRFGAYPLRALQARGRYEAFHVVDHTYAQLVHALPAERTGVYCHDLDAFRSVLEPAREPRPAWFRGMARVTLRGLERAAVVFHSTQAVRRQLLAHGVTASERLVWAPYGVSPEYRPEPSPGDASEALLAPLGGRPFLLHVSSAIPRKRLDVLFDVFAALRARHPELRLVQQGGALTPAQRAQVAQLGIGDALLQPPKVDRATLAGMYRRAWAVLVPSEAEGFGLPVIEALACGARVIASDLEVLREVGGEACTYCPVAQVDAWVETLDALRSDRQQAPSREARLARASHFTWEAHAQTVLEAYLHLLRPGFSKRETKDGTR, encoded by the coding sequence ATGAGCGGGGCGTCCCCGTTGAAGCTCGCGCTGCTGATGGATCCGCGCGAGGAGGGCTGGCCGAGCATGGACCTCGTGGGGGAGGCCCTGCTGGAGGGGCTGTCCGCGCGGCCCCGGGAGGTGGCCGTGACGGGCGTGCGCCCGGCCCTGCACCGGGTGGTCCGCCAGCTGCCCAAGGTGGGCACCCGCAACGCGGCCTTCAACGCGGACCGGCTCCTCACGCGCTTCGGCGCCTACCCGCTGCGCGCGCTCCAGGCCCGGGGCCGGTACGAGGCCTTCCACGTGGTGGACCACACCTATGCGCAGCTCGTCCACGCCCTTCCCGCGGAGCGGACCGGCGTCTACTGCCACGACCTCGATGCCTTCCGCTCCGTGCTGGAGCCCGCCCGCGAGCCCCGCCCGGCCTGGTTCCGCGGGATGGCCCGCGTCACGCTGCGGGGCCTGGAGCGAGCGGCCGTCGTGTTCCACAGCACCCAGGCGGTGCGCCGCCAGCTCCTCGCGCACGGGGTGACGGCCTCGGAGCGGCTCGTCTGGGCGCCGTATGGCGTCTCCCCCGAGTACCGCCCGGAGCCTTCCCCCGGGGACGCCAGCGAGGCCCTCCTCGCGCCGCTGGGGGGCAGGCCCTTCCTGCTGCACGTGAGCAGCGCCATCCCCCGCAAGCGCCTGGATGTGCTCTTCGACGTGTTCGCCGCGCTGCGGGCCCGCCACCCCGAGCTGCGGCTCGTCCAGCAGGGCGGAGCGCTCACCCCGGCCCAGCGGGCGCAGGTGGCCCAGCTGGGCATCGGCGATGCGCTGCTTCAGCCGCCCAAGGTGGACCGGGCGACGCTGGCCGGCATGTACCGCCGGGCCTGGGCGGTGCTCGTCCCCAGCGAGGCGGAGGGCTTTGGCCTGCCCGTCATCGAAGCGCTCGCCTGCGGCGCGCGGGTCATCGCCAGCGACCTGGAGGTGCTGCGGGAGGTGGGCGGCGAGGCCTGCACCTACTGCCCCGTGGCCCAGGTGGACGCCTGGGTGGAGACGCTGGACGCGCTGCGCTCGGACCGGCAGCAGGCCCCCTCCCGCGAGGCCCGCCTGGCCCGCGCGAGCCACTTCACGTGGGAGGCGCACGCCCAAACGGTGCTGGAGGCCTACCTCCACCTGCTCCGCCCTGGATTCTCGAAGCGTGAGACAAAAGACGGCACCCGCTGA
- a CDS encoding prepilin-type N-terminal cleavage/methylation domain-containing protein, translated as MRFQARARQSEVSTQLKSLFTSMRTLQRKPDDNIHGTGFSPDRGNRYSYHLENGCSTYEERTTLDAVLHPRDTCIGADANRFSDFPPFFELVPVPNPNWDEQGTAHGMGGEAGIYGDTGSWDFIAYGAGDVDDQVSDAPDTWLISSADGLLETACPDSAGVPESVSAGEPFNVSNDVNCP; from the coding sequence ATGCGCTTCCAGGCGCGGGCGCGGCAGTCCGAGGTGAGCACCCAGCTCAAGAGCCTGTTCACCAGCATGCGCACCCTGCAGCGCAAGCCGGATGACAACATCCACGGCACGGGCTTCTCGCCAGATCGCGGCAACCGCTACAGCTACCACCTGGAGAACGGGTGCTCCACCTACGAGGAGCGCACCACGCTCGATGCCGTCCTGCACCCCCGGGACACGTGCATTGGCGCGGACGCCAACCGGTTCAGCGACTTCCCCCCCTTCTTCGAGCTGGTTCCCGTGCCGAATCCCAACTGGGATGAGCAGGGCACCGCCCACGGCATGGGCGGCGAGGCCGGTATCTACGGGGACACGGGCAGCTGGGACTTCATCGCGTACGGCGCGGGAGACGTGGACGACCAGGTCTCCGATGCCCCCGACACCTGGCTCATCTCCTCGGCGGACGGGCTCCTCGAGACGGCCTGCCCGGATTCCGCGGGCGTGCCGGAGAGTGTCTCCGCCGGCGAGCCCTTCAACGTCAGCAACGACGTCAACTGCCCGTAG